The DNA region AAAAAAGACTAAAATTTTTTAGTGTTAATCCCGATAAAGGTATAGAAGGAAAATGAATTAGGAAATCTATTGTATTGGCTTAAGGAGGAGCCCCAAAATGAAAAAGGTCATCGGGATTGTTTTCGTTTCGTTTTTAATTGTATCCTTTGGGTCCGCTTTTGCCCAGGAACAGTCAGGAGGCGATGGTTTAATCTATGTTCACTCGGCAAAAGCACTCGGCAAGGGATATTTAAATGCTTATTTTCACAGCCGATTTTTTGGCAAATTGGGACAAACTGCAACTACAGCTACAACCTATTGGGATGTTCAGGGTTCGTTTGCTCTGAACTACGGACTCAATGATCGGATGGAATTGCAGCTTTTCCCAATATTATATCAGGATACGAATCAGGGGAAGCCGGGTTACAATATCCCGGATGATTTGTTCTTAAAGCTCAAAATTGGTTCCTTGGGAGATCCCGAGAGCCCGCTCAAATTTGGGGTTCAGGCATTTACCCGCATTCCTACGGCCAAAACGCATAATATCATCTATGAACCGTATTCAGCAGGGACTCCTGAAGCCGGATTCACGGGACTGATGAGCTACTTTAAAGATGTCAGTTATCCCGAAGATAATTACAGTCTGCATTTTAATTTGGGTTATCTGTTTCACAACGACGCGGGGGATAAATTGACCGATAATCCCAGAGACACGGTTTCTGCAAAAAGTATTTCTAGTGAATTGACCTACGGGTTTGGCGTACGCTATCCGTTTGATAAATGGGATATTACTCTGGAATTGAACGGAAATGCCTTCTTGCAAAAACCACCGGTAACGGCGTATTCCCGGGAAAATTATCTTTACTTTACGCCGGGTGTCCGTTATAAAATGCTTCGGTGGCTCAACATTGATTTTGCCGCCGATTTGCGGATGACACCGGACAAGGATGAAACACAATATGGGTTTGTGTCTCGTTTGCCCATGACACTTCCCAGTACCTGGCCCGATTGGCGGGTTAATCTGGCAGTTCAGGTATTTATTTTACCGACCTCGATTCGCAAAGAAAGCGAACGAGACATCTTAATGAAAAAGGCCGCCAGCCGACGGGAATTGTTTGAACAAATTGTTCGGGAACAAAAGGAAACGGAAGCCGCTGAAAAAGAGTTAGAAAGAATAAAGGCAGAACGCCGAAAAGCCGAAACGGAGCTTCAGAAACTGCGTGAATTGTTGGAAGGCAAGAAGAAAAAAGAGCAGAAAAAAACGGAACCCCAAAAACCAAAACCATAGAACTTTATGAAAAAGCTGGATGTCATAATTAAGCCATTCAAATTAGATGATGTAAAAGACGCCCTGCTTGAAATGGGGATTAAGGGGATGACCATATCTGAGGTTCGGGGTTTTGGACGGCAGAGGGGACACACCGAATTGTACCGGGGCAGTGAATATCGAATTGATTTTTTGCCAAAAATTAAAATTGAAATTGCCTTACAGGAAAAGGATGTGGATCGAGTGGTTGAGGCGATTATGAAAGCCGCTCGCACCGGGCAAATTGGCGACGGGAAAATATTTATTTCTGATGTAGAGGAAGTCATTCGGATCCGTACGGGAGAATCTGGAAAGGATGCATTATAGCTTATTTTTCAGCCATAATTTTATCTCTCAGGAAAAGACCCTCTAAATTTGAGGGTCTTTTTCGTTTTAGGCTCTTTTATTCGAACATCTGTAAAAATATGTGTATCAGAAATCCCGAATAATGCGAATTGTGACAATAAGTTTTGTCGGCTGACGGATTGGGGAAAAGAGTTATCCTGCACGTTCATATCATTCCAAAAAACCAAAATTGAGGAGGAGAAAAAATGAGTCAGACGTATGAAGCAATCAAAAAGCTTGTCAAGGAGCATGAGATCAAGATGGTGGATCTCAAGTTTCAGGATTTCCCGGGGCAATGGCAGCATTTTTCGATGCCGGTTTCCATGATGGATGAAGCCTTGTTCGAGGAGGGCGCCGGATTCGACGGCTCCAGTATTCGAGGCTGGCAGGGAATTAATGAAAGCGACATGCTGGTTATCCCGGACCCTGATACAGCTTTTATCGATCCGTTTATGGAACCCGCAACCCTCAGTCTGATTTGTGATGTGGTCAACCCGCTTACGAAAGAAAAGTATTCCCGCTGTCCCCGAAATATCGCGCAAAAAGCGGAGGACTACCTGAAATCCACGGGAATTGCCGACACGGCCTTCTTTGGCCCGGAAGCCGAGTTCTTTATTTTCGATAATGTTCAGTTTGAACTCACCCAGAATTCAGCCTTCTATTTTGTGGATTCCAAAGAGGGCCGCTGGAATTCCGGAGCGGACGAGGCACCGAATCTTGGGCACAAGCCTCCCTACAAGGGTGGGTATTTTCCGGTACCACCCCTGGATGCACTCAATGATATTCGGGCAGAAATGGTGATGGTCATGCAGGAATGCGGCTTGAATGTAGAATATCATCATCACGAAGTGGCCACAGGCGGGCAGTGCGAAATCGATCTTCGGTTCGATCACCTCATAAAAATGGCCGATTCGCTCATGCTCTACAAGTACATCGTGAAAAATGTGGCTCTTCGAAACAACAAGTCCGTCACATTTATGCCCAAACCGCTTTACAATGATAACGGTAGCGGGATGCACGTTCACCAGAGCTTGTGGAAAAACGGAAAGCCCCTTTTTGCCGGAACAGAATATGCGGGGCTCAGTGAAATGGGCTTGTACTACATCGGTGGCATTCTCAAACATGCAAAAGCTTTGACCGCCATTACGAATCCAACGGTCAATTCCTACAAACGTCTGGTTCCCGGATTCGAAGCGCCCGTCAATCTGGCCTATTCCCAGCGGAATCGAAGTGCATCCATTCGTATCCCGATGTACTCGTCAAGTCCCAAGACAAAGCGCATTGAGGTTCGTTTCCCGGATCCGTCCACGAACCCCTATTTTGCATTTTCTGCCATGTTGATGGCGGGTTTGGATGGAATACTGAACAAAATCGACCCCGGCGACCCCATTGATAAAAATATCTACGATCTGCCCCCGGAAGAGCTCTCGAATATTCCCACCACTCCGGGCAGTCTGGAAGAAGCGCTCAATGCACTGGAAAGTGACTACGACTTTTTGTTGAAAGGCGATGTGTTTACGGAAGACGTCATCGAAACGTGGATAGCGTACAAACGCGAGAATGAAATTCAACCGGCAAAGCTTTACCCGACGCCCGTTGAGTTCGATCTCTATTACGATGTTTAGCCGGTTTCCGGTTGGCGGTGTCTCTGAAAAGGCTGGTTGATAAGACCAGCCTTTTTTATTTTTTATTAAAGTGAATAGTGACTTTCTTGTTGAATTTTCAGGCGAATACCTTTATATTTACAGTAAAAGTAACCCTCACGGCTCTGTTTTTTGAAACTCCAAAATCAAATGCAAGAACCATGATCAAAAAAATCAGTCGTCTTTTGGCCTTTTTTACGGGTGCGGCCTGTTTTCTTCAAGCGGGCTTTTTTCCGGTCAATGCGCAAATTCCCGTGCCATCCACCGGCGATGTTCGCTTTTATGTGGATGCCGCCGGTTTCAACGACCTAAAAGCAGACCGGAAAACCTACGAAGAAATCTATCTGACATGTACGATGGGTCAGCTCAAATTTATTCAAAAAGAGGCAAAATATCTGGCCGTCATCCAGTTTTTGGGGGAAATTACAGATGCCTCAGGGAATTTTGTGGATTCACTGCGGGCAACGCGTCCGGTAGTTCTGGATTCACTTCCGGAGAAATTCCGCAGACAATCTCTCTTTCAAAATTTCGCTGTTCTTTTAAAGCCGGGAAATTATTGGCTCGATGTAACCGCGAAGGATTACGCCTCAGGCCGGGAAGGGCACCGAAAAATGCCGCTGCATGTGCCGGATTTCAAAACATCCGGGCTCAGTATTAGTGAATTGCAATTGGCCGCCCGTGTTATTTCGGATACAACCCGGACGCAATTCTACAAAAATAATTTTCAAATCATTCCAAATCCCCTGCGGTTATATGGTACCCACCTGCCGGTGCTCTACAGTTACGCAGAGATTTACAACCTGAGTTCTACTCCCGCGAAAGGACGTTACGCGGTTTCTTACGCTGTTTTGGATTCCAGTGATGCCGTGTTTGAAACGCTTTTTTCCGATACGCTCAGTAAACCGGGCCGTACCGCCATTGATGTTCGCGGATTTAATGTGATTGGGTTTCCGAGCGGTACCTACACTCTCAAATTCGCCGTTCGTGATTTGAATTCGGGTGAAATCCGTACCCAAACCCGGTCGTTTCGGATTGAAAATCTCACGGAAAAAATTCTGCGCCAGGCAGAAGCACGCCGGTCTGAAGCCCCTGCCGAAATTTCGGATGCGAAGCTGGAACAAACCATTCGTCAGATACAATATCTTTTGAATCCGGAACAAAAACGAATGTTGAAGAAGTTGTCACGTGAAGGCAAGATTCAATTTCTGGCGAATTTCTGGAAATCCAGAGACCCGAATCCCGCCACCCAAATAAATGAGTTTCAGCAGGAGTTTTACAAACGGCTGAATTACGCCAACCGGCATTACGGGGGCCACAAATTGAAGGGCTGGCAAACGGATCGGGGCAGAATTCTGATTCTTTACGGCCCGCCGGATGAAATCGAGCGGCATCGCTATGAGCTGGATTACAAACCGTATGAAATCTGGCATTATTACAAATTGGGTGGCCGTGTGTGTGTCTTTTCTGATCTGGATGGCATGGGAATTTACACCCTGATTCATTCTACCTTCGACGGAGAACTTCACGATCGGGAGTGGAAGGATCGAATCTATTTCACGCGCGCGAGGTAGAAATCAGGTGCCCGTAACCCACGATTTATCCGGTGATGCCCTGACGCGTTACCTGTTTAGTTTGCGGCGGTTTGGCGTTCGTTTGGGATTAGAAAACATCTTTCGGCTCCTGGCGGCGTTGCAGCATCCCCAGCGGAAATTCAGGGCGGTTCACATTGCCGGAACCAATGGGAAGGGTTCCACCGGCGCGATGATTGCTTCCATTCTGCAAACGGCCGGATGGACCACGGGGTTGTATGTGTCGCCGCATCTTGTTTCATTTCAGGAACGCATTCGTGTAAATAACCGCTGGATACCGATTGATGCTGTACAATTGTATTTGAATCAGCTTCTCTCCACCATTGAAACCTATCACTGTACCTTTTTTGAGGTAATGACTGCCATTGCCTTTGCCTATTTTGCTGATAAAAACGTGGATATTGCCGTGGTTGAAACCGGGCTTGGCGGGCGTCTGGATGCGACCAATGTGCTGCATCCCATGGTGTCGGTTATTACGGAAATCGATTTGGATCACACAGGTACGCTGGGGGGAAACATTCGGGATATTGCCCGCGAGAAAGCAGGCATTATTAAGGAAAATACACCGGTGGTAACGTCTGCTCACCATGCGGATGCAATTGAAGTATTTGAAACCATTTGCGCCGAGCGACACAGCCCCTTGCATCCCGTTGTGGAGGAATGCCGTTATGCAGACGTAAAAATATCTTTGCAAGGGACCTCATTTCGCATTCAAACACCCGAACAAGAATACAAATCCGTTCATATGCCGCTTCACGGGATTCACCAGATTTGTAATGCCATCGCAGCCGTTCGAACCGCAGAACTGCTGAATGATCAAGGAACCGCCGTTTCCAGATCGCATATTCTGGACGGCCTTGGAAAGACCTATTGGCCGGGGCGATTTGAAATTTATTGGAATCGCCCGACCCTTATTTTGGATATTGCTCACAACCCAAACGGTTTGAAACAGCTGGTTCGTACATTTGACCATGTTTTCCCTGGACAAACATTTATTTTGATGATGGGGGTTCTGGCTGATAAAAATTTCGAGGCGATGGTAGATGAGCTTCTTCCTAAAACGCGTGAAGCCATTGCCGTTCAACCCAATAACCCCCGCGCCCTCAGGTCTGAAATGCTGGCCGAGGTGTTTCGGAAAAAGGGAGTCCCCGCGCGGGACAGGGGAACAATTAAAAATGGATTGGCTGATTTCTTTAAGCGTTTTTCGAAGGAGGATATTCTGGTCATTACGGGCTCGAATTACACCGTCAGCGATGCTTTGTTGGAATTGCGGAAACTCTAGTTATCGTGCGAGGAACGGTTATTATTTCTGTGGAAGGACAAAGATGCGGTTTTCACCCAGGTTCCGCGTCGTGAACGGCAAGCGGAAAGGAGAAGAATTCTTCAAAGGGAAAGGGTGCCCTGAAAACTCGTATTGACCGATTTGAGAAGGGCCCATTGGGCGCCACATTTCCCGAACCAAATGGGTAACGTTTGGACAAAAGGGTTTCTTTTTATCGGTGTGGGGACCAAATCGGCAAAATTGATTGTGGGATTCAAGAAAAAAACTTGACAAATTCAAAAAAAATCTTTATTTTTAGGACGTTTGAACCAACCTCCATTCACCAAATAGTAAAACGAGGATCCGATGGCCGAAGTTGTACTAAATCATGTCTATAAAATATTTGACAAAAATGTAGTTGCCGTTGATGATGTTACATTTAAAGTAAATGATAAAGAGTTCATTGTTCTCGTGGGGCCCTCCGGTTGTGGGAAATCGACCACCCTTCGGATGATCGCCGGTCTGGAAGAGGTATCGAAGGGGGAAATTCTGATTGACGGCAAAGTGGTGAACGATGTTCCGCCGAAGGATCGCGATATTGCCATGGTTTTCCAGAATTATGCCCTGTATCCCCACATGACGGTTTACGACAACATGGCATTCGGACTCAAGCTGCGGAAATATCCCAAGCAGGAAATTAAAAATCGGGTGATGGAGGCGGCGGAAATATTGGGTATCAAGGACTTTTTGGATCGAAAGCCGAAGGCCCTTTCCGGCGGACAACGTCAACGCGTGGCTGTGGGGCGGGCCATTGTTCGAAAACCCAAGGTATTCTTATTTGACGAACCCCTTTCCAATCTGGATGCCAAGCTTCGTGTTCAAATGCGAACGGAGATTATTAAATTGCACGACCGCCTGGAAGCCACAATGATTTATGTGACGCACGACCAGATCGAAGCCATGACCATGGGAGATCGAATTGTTGTGCTCAAAGACGGAAAGGTTCAGCAGATAGACACACCGTTAAATCTTTACAATCATCCTCAAAACAAATTTGTTGCGGGATTTATTGGAAGCCCGGCCATGAATTTTATGGAGGTAACACTTCGAAAAAACGGGACTATTGTAATTGATGAGGGGCGATTCACGATTTCTGTTCCGGAAAAATATGCCGATGTACTGAAACCGTTTGTGGGGAAAACGGTCGTCTTTGGGATTCGACCGGAAGATATTCACGATGAGCATACGGCGTATAATGTAAAGGAAAAGGCAACCGTTAAAGCAACCATTGAAGTGGTTGAACCAATGGGGAGTGAAATGTATTTGTACCTAACAACCGGCTTGAATAATTTTATTGCCCGAATAGAAACGGATTCAATTCCTCCCTCGGGAACCGAAACAACCCTCATTTTTGATATGGATAAGGTCCATTTTTTTAATAAAGATACAGAGGAGACAATTATTTAAAATACCGCCAATAAAGAAATCTCAACCCATTCGAAATTAATTGGGAACAATTTCGCACCGATTTCGTTTACATACAAAATTCCACAAAATGCCTCGTATTGTATTAAAAAATCAAGCTAATATGAAAATTTATTCTGGAATGTTTTAGGGATTTGCATTTTAAGAGGAAGTTTCTTTGGGTGAAAGGTGTGCTGGGGTGGTGCTAATCTTTTTGTTGAAAATTCCGATAACATAGATAGCCATTAATCGTTGACAATTTCTAATTCCCAAAGCATATCTGTCGAAAGAATTTATCCCAATTTAATATCCGGCATTTAATCATAATTGCCTGGTTTGTCTGAGGGCAATTAGCTATCTGCATTGTTATGAGATTTCCACTACCTATGCGCTATTAAAATGCAGACTATGTGGGTCTAAATTCTGTCAAATAATCGGCAAAACGCTTATCAATTTGGCTTTTTTTCGGTGTAGGTGCAAAAAGATAGACTCAATTTTACGGATGAGCAAATGCGTGTCCGGACCGGTGGTGTTTCCAGCAATGAG from Calditrichota bacterium includes:
- a CDS encoding P-II family nitrogen regulator; this encodes MKKLDVIIKPFKLDDVKDALLEMGIKGMTISEVRGFGRQRGHTELYRGSEYRIDFLPKIKIEIALQEKDVDRVVEAIMKAARTGQIGDGKIFISDVEEVIRIRTGESGKDAL
- the glnA gene encoding type I glutamate--ammonia ligase: MSQTYEAIKKLVKEHEIKMVDLKFQDFPGQWQHFSMPVSMMDEALFEEGAGFDGSSIRGWQGINESDMLVIPDPDTAFIDPFMEPATLSLICDVVNPLTKEKYSRCPRNIAQKAEDYLKSTGIADTAFFGPEAEFFIFDNVQFELTQNSAFYFVDSKEGRWNSGADEAPNLGHKPPYKGGYFPVPPLDALNDIRAEMVMVMQECGLNVEYHHHEVATGGQCEIDLRFDHLIKMADSLMLYKYIVKNVALRNNKSVTFMPKPLYNDNGSGMHVHQSLWKNGKPLFAGTEYAGLSEMGLYYIGGILKHAKALTAITNPTVNSYKRLVPGFEAPVNLAYSQRNRSASIRIPMYSSSPKTKRIEVRFPDPSTNPYFAFSAMLMAGLDGILNKIDPGDPIDKNIYDLPPEELSNIPTTPGSLEEALNALESDYDFLLKGDVFTEDVIETWIAYKRENEIQPAKLYPTPVEFDLYYDV
- a CDS encoding GWxTD domain-containing protein, whose amino-acid sequence is MIKKISRLLAFFTGAACFLQAGFFPVNAQIPVPSTGDVRFYVDAAGFNDLKADRKTYEEIYLTCTMGQLKFIQKEAKYLAVIQFLGEITDASGNFVDSLRATRPVVLDSLPEKFRRQSLFQNFAVLLKPGNYWLDVTAKDYASGREGHRKMPLHVPDFKTSGLSISELQLAARVISDTTRTQFYKNNFQIIPNPLRLYGTHLPVLYSYAEIYNLSSTPAKGRYAVSYAVLDSSDAVFETLFSDTLSKPGRTAIDVRGFNVIGFPSGTYTLKFAVRDLNSGEIRTQTRSFRIENLTEKILRQAEARRSEAPAEISDAKLEQTIRQIQYLLNPEQKRMLKKLSREGKIQFLANFWKSRDPNPATQINEFQQEFYKRLNYANRHYGGHKLKGWQTDRGRILILYGPPDEIERHRYELDYKPYEIWHYYKLGGRVCVFSDLDGMGIYTLIHSTFDGELHDREWKDRIYFTRAR
- a CDS encoding bifunctional folylpolyglutamate synthase/dihydrofolate synthase; its protein translation is MPVTHDLSGDALTRYLFSLRRFGVRLGLENIFRLLAALQHPQRKFRAVHIAGTNGKGSTGAMIASILQTAGWTTGLYVSPHLVSFQERIRVNNRWIPIDAVQLYLNQLLSTIETYHCTFFEVMTAIAFAYFADKNVDIAVVETGLGGRLDATNVLHPMVSVITEIDLDHTGTLGGNIRDIAREKAGIIKENTPVVTSAHHADAIEVFETICAERHSPLHPVVEECRYADVKISLQGTSFRIQTPEQEYKSVHMPLHGIHQICNAIAAVRTAELLNDQGTAVSRSHILDGLGKTYWPGRFEIYWNRPTLILDIAHNPNGLKQLVRTFDHVFPGQTFILMMGVLADKNFEAMVDELLPKTREAIAVQPNNPRALRSEMLAEVFRKKGVPARDRGTIKNGLADFFKRFSKEDILVITGSNYTVSDALLELRKL
- the ugpC gene encoding sn-glycerol-3-phosphate ABC transporter ATP-binding protein UgpC; translation: MAEVVLNHVYKIFDKNVVAVDDVTFKVNDKEFIVLVGPSGCGKSTTLRMIAGLEEVSKGEILIDGKVVNDVPPKDRDIAMVFQNYALYPHMTVYDNMAFGLKLRKYPKQEIKNRVMEAAEILGIKDFLDRKPKALSGGQRQRVAVGRAIVRKPKVFLFDEPLSNLDAKLRVQMRTEIIKLHDRLEATMIYVTHDQIEAMTMGDRIVVLKDGKVQQIDTPLNLYNHPQNKFVAGFIGSPAMNFMEVTLRKNGTIVIDEGRFTISVPEKYADVLKPFVGKTVVFGIRPEDIHDEHTAYNVKEKATVKATIEVVEPMGSEMYLYLTTGLNNFIARIETDSIPPSGTETTLIFDMDKVHFFNKDTEETII